From one Triticum urartu cultivar G1812 chromosome 3, Tu2.1, whole genome shotgun sequence genomic stretch:
- the LOC125544416 gene encoding high mobility group B protein 14-like — protein sequence MKTRSQTTPKPLNTVRLPPVESPRTRSRPKPKPETRKKGTLGDLRRPKKPPTAFFYFMEDFRKTFQEENPSVKAMQDVGKACGEKWNKMAFEEKVKYYDLATERRAEFEKAMAQYNKKKINGELSEESE from the exons ATGAAGACGAGGTCGCAGACCACCCCGAAGCCCCTCAATACGGTGCGGCTGCCCCCCGTAGAAAGCCCCCGCACGAGGTCGAGGCCGAAGCCGAAGCCGGAGACGCGGAAGAAGGGGACCCTCGGCGACCTCCGCCGCCCCAAGAAGCCCCCAACCGCCTTCTTCTATTTTAT GGAGGATTTCCGGAAAACGTTTCAGGAAGAAAATCCAAGTGTAAAAGCAATGCAGGAT GTAGGGAAGGCATGTGGTGAGAAATGGAATAAAATGGCATTTGAG GAAAAGGTGAAGTATTATGATCTAGCTACCGAGAGGCGTGCTGAGTTTGAGAAGGCGATGGCTCAATATAACAAGAAAAAG ATAAATGGTGAATTGTCCGAAGAATCAGAGTAG
- the LOC125544415 gene encoding lipid phosphate phosphatase 2-like, producing the protein MQAPACTNAPACTFPFATMQSHGVRIARSHAYDWVALLLLIAMECVLNAIEPFHRFVGEGMIADLRYPLKSNTVPVWAVPIVAVIAPMLIFIAIYIWRRNAYDLHHATIGILFSVLITGVLTDAIKNAVGRPRPNFFWRCFPDGIAVYDNITTAVICHGDASVIKEGHKSFPSGHSSWSFAGLGFLSWYLAGKITVFDRRGHVAKLCVVILPLLVAAVIAISRVDDYWHHWQDVFAGGILGMVIASVCYLQFFPPPSDDKGFWPHAHFRYISDREEESRRRRTTEMSNSDSTAVVPRQGETGANTSRTLDAMESDPLSPTLSLGDLSFGVPKCRVGSVTESLCIHSTTFLESGA; encoded by the exons ATGCAGGCGCCGGCGTGTACCAATGCTCCGGCGTGCACATTCCCCTTCGCCACGATGCAGTCGCATGGCGTCAGGATCGCGAGGTCGCACGCCTACGACTGGGTTGCGCTGCTCCTTCTGATCGCCATGGAATGCGTCCTCAACGCCATCGAGCCGTTCCACCGCTTCGTCGGCGAAGGCATGATCGCGGACCTCAGATACCCGTTGAAGAGCAACACCGTCCCGGTCTGGGCCGTGCCG ATCGTTGCTGTCATTGCACCTATGCTCATCTTTATCGCCATCTACATCTGGAGGCGGAATGCGTATGATTTGCACCATGCTACAATTG GTATTCTGTTCTCTGTGCTGATCACCGGCGTCCTGACGGATGCGATCAAGAACGCCGTGGGCCGTCCGCGCCCCAACTTCTTCTGGCGCTGCTTCCCTGACGGAATCGCT GTGTACGACAACATCACCACAGCAGTCATATGCCACGGCGACGCCAGCGTGATCAAAGAAGGCCACAAGAGCTTCCCAAGTGGCCACTCTTCCT GGTCTTTCGCCGGCCTGGGCTTCCTGTCGTGGTACCTCGCCGGGAAGATCACCGTCTTCGACCGACGAGGACACGTCGCCAAGCTGTGCGTCGTCATCCTGCCTCTCCTCGTCGCCGCTGTCATCGCCATCTCGCGGGTAGATGACTACTGGCACCATTGGCAGGACGTCTTCGCCGGCGGCATCCTTG GAATGGTGATTGCGTCTGTTTGCTACCTGCAGTTCTTTCCACCACCCTCTGATGACAAAG GTTTCTGGCCTCATGCACACTTTAGGTACATCAGCGACAGGGAAGAGGAGAGCCGGAGGCGGCGCACTACTGAAATGAGCAACAGTGACTCGACCGCAGTTGTCCCTCGGCAGGGTGAGACAGGAGCAAACACGAGCCGCACGTTGGACGCGATGGAGTCCG ATCCGTTGTCACCTACCCTAAGCCTTGGAGATCTCAGCTTCGGAGTTCCAAAATGTAGGGTTGGAAGTGTCACTGAATCTCTTTGTATACATAGTACTACTTTCTTAGAGTCCGGTGCGTAG